GACGAGCCGGCCCCTGGGGCGATCATTCTGCTGTCCGACGGCTACACCAACATCGGCCGCGATTCCGGTGAGGCGGCCAGGGCCGCCAAGGAGCAGGACGTGCCGATCTACGCGATCGCCTACGGCACCGCCGGCGGCTACGTCTACGAGGAGGGCGTCCGTGTCCCGGTGCCGGTGAACCATGCCGAACTCGCCCAGATCGCGAAGAACTCGGGCGGCAAGAAATACTCTGCAGAGTCGCTGGGGGATCTGCGCGGGGTCTACCAGACGATCGCCAGTTCCATCGGCTACGACGAAGAACTGGTCGAGGTGACCGATCGCTTCGCGCTGTATGCGCTGATCTTGAGTGTGCTGGCCGGCTGCGGCGTCATCTCGTTGGCTGCCCGCTGGCCCTGATCCCCGCCGGCGCTCAGACGCTCGCCGTCCGAGCGGATTGCCGGTGCGCGTCCGACGGAGGCCCAGGTCAGCGGGGCAGGTTCTCGATCTCCAGGTCCGGGAGGTCATCGGCGGGAGTGAAGCCGAAGATCTGCGCCAAGAAGCTAAGCTCGGCCGCCAACGCGTCGCGGCGCGCGGCCGAACCGCGGAAACCGTGCCCCTCGCCCTCGAAGACCCGCATCGCCATCGGCAGGCCGCGCTTCCGCGCCGCCTCGGCGAGTGCGGTCGACTGGGCCATCGGGACGACCGGATCGTCGGTGCCCTGCAGGATCAGGATCGGGCTGGCCAGTCGATCCAGGGTGTTGATGGGGGAGCGCGACTCATAGAGCTGCTCGTCGGTGGGCCAGCCGCCGATCAGCGAATCCAGATAGTGCGATTCGAACTTGTGCCCACCGATCAGCGCTTTCAGGTCGCTCACGCCGTAGCAGCTGATGCCGGCGGTGAACCGGTCGCTGTCCATCAGGGCACGAAGCGCGGTGAAACCGCCGGCCGATCCGCCCGCGATGGCGATGCGTCCGGGATCGATCAGCCCTGCGTCAATGGCGGCCTCAGCGGCATCAACGCAGTCGTCCACGTCGGCCACGCCCCAGGCTCCGCGCAGCCGGTCGCGCCACTGGCGTCCGAATCCTGCCGAGCCGGAGTAGTTGACGTCCAGTACGGCGATGCCTCGTGAGGTCCAGAACTGGACGGGAGCGTAGTAGCCGTTGCTCGCCCTGGCGGTCGGCCCGCCATGTACCCGCAACAGCGCCGGAGGACGCTTACCCGCGGGTCCTCGGTAGGCGTCGTTGGTCGGCGGGTAGTACCAGGCCTGGACGGGTCCGTGGCGCCCCTCGAACCGCAGCGAGCGGGCAACCGAGGTGACTGCATGCGCGGGTGCGCCGCCCAGTGAGCGCAGGATCTTCAGCGAGCCGTCGGCCTCAACACGCACCAGCGCCGTGTGATCCTTCGCCCGTTTGACGATCGCGTAGCCCTTGCCCATCGAGGCGGCCACCGAGTCGACTTCTGCGACCCCGGCCAACCGTTTGGCCGGGCCGCCACTGCGGGAGACCACCTGGAGGTGACAGAAGCCCTCGTCGATATTCCAGGCGAGGATTCGCTCATCGTCGAGAGCAGCCGTGACGTGATTGCCCAAGACGAACATCGGCAGATCGTAGTCGGTGTCGTCGTGCGTGAGCCGACGGATCGTGCCGTTCGTCCACTCGTAGATCTGGAAGAAACCGGACTGCTCGCTGGTGAAGACCAGGCTGCCATCGCTGTTCCAGCGCGGGTGATGCACCGCGATGCCATCCAAGCCGGCCTCCGGCTGTCCCGCGACGAGTCGAATGTCGTCGAGGCGCCAGACCGCGCCGGTGCGCAACTGCGCGACTTTCAGCACCGTGGAGTCCCAGGGCATCGCCGGGTGGTTCCACTCCAGCCAGGCCAGTCGCCCGTCGGACGAGAGCGCCGGATTGGCGTAGAAGTCGGCACCGCCGGCGAGGATGTGCTCGGGTCCGGGAGAACCATCGGCGTTCGGCCAACTGAGCGCCACGAGCGTGGTCTGCGGCTCGCCCGGGTTTCGGTGATCCTCACGAATCGCCAGCACGGCCGGAATCCTGGGGCAGACCACTAGATCGCCGTAGCGAACCGAGGCATCGCCGCAGGTCAGGGTAAGGATCGTGCCGTCCGGGGTACGCAGCTTCACGGTGCGGTCCACATCGTCGCAGTAGGCCAGGACGCCGTCTTCGACGTCGAAGGCGCCACCGCCGTACTCCTGGACGCGGGAGCGCACGTTGGCCGTCGGTGTCATCTGCTGGGTGCGCTCGTTGCGCAGCCGCATGGCGGTCGTCCGGCCTTCCTCGCCGGGCAGCGACTCCAGCCAGTACAGATCGGCATTGTCGGCCACCAGTTCGAGCATGGACGCGCCACCGGCGATCACCTCGTCCAAGGTGATGGGGGAGACCCACGAGCCACAGGGCGCGACTGTGGGCTGCTGATCGGCGGTACTCATGTGGACAAGCTAGCGCAGCAGCCTCCCGGCTGGCATGTTGAACCCAATTGAGGCAGAATCAATAAGCAAATCGAACAGACCAGGTTCCATCGGGACGCCGTCGCACAGGTTGCAGGGGAAGGCACACCTGAAGCGAGAGGAGTCGAGATGGAAACCATGTCGCGTGGAGTCATTTTCGTGCACTCGACGCCGGCCGCGCTGTGCCCGCACATCGAATGGGCGGCAGGCGCGGTTCTTGGCCTGCCCCTGAATCTGGAATGGACCGACCAGCCCGCCGAACCCGGGACGCTGCGCGCCGAGTACTCGTGGACGGGTCCCGCCGGCAGCTCGGCAGGCCTGGCCAGCGCCCTGCGCAGCTGCCAGCGTCTGCGCTTCGAGGTGACCGAGGACGCCACCGCCACCGACGAGGGTCAGCGTTACGCCTACACTCCCGAGTTGGGTGTCTTTCATGCGATGACCGGCCCGCACGGTGACATCCAGGTCTCGGAACACCGGCTGCGTACGGCCATGACGACCGCCGCTCAGGGCGGCATCAGCTTGCAGGATGCGTTGAGCGAGCTGCTGGGCGAGCCCTGGGATGCCGAACTCGAGGTCTTCCGCTACGCAGGCGAAGACGCCCCCGTCCGCTGGCTGCACCGGGTCGGCTGAGCCGCCCGCGGCCTGCCGTTCCGCGGATCCGCGGTCGACTTGTCAAAAACAGCGGCTGCCGGATCCGGCAGCCGCTGTAGAAAAGACCGGAGAGTCGGTCTGCCTCTGCCGCTGGTGCAGCAGGTCGGATCAGTCAGTCATGTTGTCGTTGGTCAGCGCCAACGCCACATTGTGCCCGCCGAAGCCGAACGAGTTGTTCAGTGCCGCCAGCGGGCCGGACGACAGCTCGCGCGCGGTGTTCGCGGCGATCTGGATACCCAGGTCCGGCTCGGGGTTCTCCAGATTGATGGTGGGCGGCGAAATGCGGTCGCGCAACGCCATCACGGTGGCGAAGGTCTCCAGCGCGCCGGCACCACCCAGCAGGTGGCCGGTCATCGATTTGGTGGAGGTGACGAATGCGTCGTCGGCAGCCGAACCGAGCGCGCGTGCAATCGACCTGGCTTCCGTGACGTCGCCCTGCGGGGTCGAGGTGCCATGCGCATTGACGTGCTTGACATCGGCAGGCTCCAGCCCGGCGTTCCGCATCGCCTTGACCATCGCCGAGAACTGCCCTGAGCCGGTCGGCTCGGGCTGGACGATGTCGTGCGAGTCGGCGCTGATGCCGTAGCCGGCCAGCGTGCCGTAGATCTTGGCCCCGCGGGCCTTGGCCGACGCCAGGGTCTCGATGACCAGCATCACCGCGCCCTCGCCGATGACGAAGCCGTCGCGGTCGACGTCCCATGGACGCGAAGCCCGCTCGGGCTCGTCATTGCGGCGGCTCAGCGCCTGCATCTGGGCGAATGCGGCGATCGGCATCGCGTGGATGACGGATTCGGATCCGCCCACCACGACGATGTCGGCCTCATTGAGGCGCAGCATATTCGCACCCAGCGCAATCGCCTCGTTCGAGGAGGCACACGCCGAAACGGGCGCGTGCACCCCTGCCTTGGCGTTGACCAGCAGACCGACATGCGCGGCCGGGGCATTGGCCATCAGCATCGGCACCGTGAACGGGCTGACCCGCCGCAGGCCCTTCTCGCGCTGGATGTCCCACTGATCGAGCGTGGTCACCAGGCCGCCGATACCGCTGCCGACCGAAACGCCCAGCCGCTCGGGATCAACCGGGTTCTCCTCGCCGAGGCCGAATCCGGCATCGGCCCATGCCTCGCGGGCGGCTACCACCGCGAGCTGGCTGACGCGGTCCATCCGGCGGGCCTCAACGCGCGAGATCCACTGCGTGATGTCCGCGTTGACCTGACCGGCGATCTGCACGGGCAGATCCTGAGCCCAGTCAGCCTCGATATGACGGACGCCGCTGCGCCCGGCGAGAAGTGCTTGCCAGGTGGTGGGCGCATCATTTCCCAATGGGGTGATGGCTCCGAATCCTGTGATGACAACGTCAGTCATTGAGGCTCCTGGATGAAAATGGTTGATGGACCGGCCCGCACTGTCCATGAGGTCAGGTGTGGGCCGGAGATGGCGGTAGCTCAGTTCTGCGCGCGCTCGATGTAGGAGACGGCGTCGCCAACGGACTTCAGCGACTTCGAGTCCTCATCGGGAATCGAGATGTTGAAGGTCTCTTCGCAGGCGTAGATGATCTCGACCATCGACAGCGAGTCGACGTCCAGATCGTCCACGAAGCTCTTCTCGAGCTGCACATCGTCCTGATCGACACCAGCAACGTCGTTGACGATATCGGCGAGCTGCGAACGGATTTCCTCGGTGGTGGCCATGATGTGGTCCTTTCTGTTGGCCTGGATGGCGTTGTATGAATCGGGCTGTATCGGAGGGTATATCAGGGCAGGACGACGACCTGGCCGGCATAGACCAGCCCGGCGCCGAAGCCGATGATCAGGGCATTGTCGCCGGACTTGGCCTCGCCGGATTCGAGCAGGGCCTCCATGGCGATCGGGACGGAAGCCGCCGACGCATTTCCCATGTGCTTGATGTCGCGGCTGACCACGACGCTTTCCGGCAGCTTGAGGCGGCGCAGCATGGCATCGGTGATGCGATTGTTCGCCTGGTGGGGGATGAAGACGTCGAGCTCGTCGGGCTTCAGACCTGCCACCTCGAGGGTTTCCACGGTCTTCTCGACGATGTAGGTGGTCGCCCAGCGGAAAACCTTGTTGCCCTCCATGTGGATCTTCGGGCTGAAACCGCCGGCTGCAGCGACGTCGAAATCGTCGGAGTGAATGATCTCGGCGGTGTTGATCTCCGAGCCCCATACGACCGGGCCGATGGCCGGCGTATCCGAGGGGCCGATGACTGCGGCGCCTGCGCCATCGCCGAACAGGAAGGCGGTGGAACGATCGGTGTAGTCGGTCTGTTCGCTCAGCACCTCGACGCCGACCACGAGCACGTAGTGGGCGGAGCCGACGCGCACCATAGAGTCGGCGAGGCTCACCCCATAGCAGAAGCCGGCGCAGGCGGCGCTGAGGTCGGTGGCGGCCGGGTTCGGCAGCCCGAATTCGGATGCCACTTGCACTGCCAGCGAGGGGAACCGGCGGTGATTGGAAACCGAACTGACCAGGACCGCATCGATCTGGTCGGTCGGCACTCCCGAGCGGTCGATGGCCTTGCGGGCTGCCTCGGTGGCCAGCGACAAGGTGTTCTGCGAATCATCGACCCAGCGGCGCTCGATGATGCCGGTGCGTTGTTGAATCCATTCGTCCGAGGAATCGATGATGGTGCACATCTCGGCGTTGTCGACAACGCGGTTGCCGCGGGCGCCGCCCACCCCCAGAATCCGGGAGTAGGCCGAGCCTTGCGAGGCTTTGATAGGCGAGCTCATTTTCCTCATTTCGCTTCGGAGTGACGCGCGCAGAAATCGCGGGCGTCGTCCAGTTGATCGGGGGTGTTCAGGTTGAACAGCTCGACGCCCTTCAGGTTCCGCTTGGCGATACCCGTCAGGGTTCCGGCCGGAGCCAACTCGAGCAGCCCGGTGGTTCCCAGGGAAGCCATGGTGTCCATGCACAGGTCCCAGCGCACCGGGTTGGTGACCTGATCGACCATGCGGTCCAGGTATTCGGCGCCGGATTCGACCACGGCGCCATCGCGGTTCGACAGCAGTCGGGTGACCGGTCGCGCCGTACCGATGGATTCCGCGAGCAGCCGGAGACGCCGCGATGCGGGGGCCATGTGAACGGTGTGGAAGGCGCCGGCGACCGACAGCGGGATGACCCGAGCACGGGCCGGGGGATTGTCCTCGAGGGTCTTCAACTGCTCGAGGGTGCCGGCCGCGACGATCTGGCCGGATCCGTTGTAGTTCGCGGGGGTGAGCCCGGCAGCCTCGATCGCGGCCAGCACGTCGTCCGGCTTGCCGGCGATGACCGCGGACATCCCGGTGGGCTGCACCGCTGAGGCGGCGGCCATGGCCTGACCACGCTCGCGGACGAAGACCATCGCGGCTTCCGGGTTGATCGCACCGGTCAAAGCGGCGGCGCCGATCTCTCCGACCGAGTGTCCGGCGACGATGTCTGCGGGCCCGCAGCCGTATTCGGCGTCCGGGAAAAGCTCGTGGGCGATGGCGAGAGCCGAGGCGACCAGCAGTGGCTGGGCGATCGCGGTATCGCGGATGGTGTCGGCATCGGCTTCGGTTCCGTAGTGCGCCAGATCGAGACCGACCACGGCGGACAGCCAGGTGAGTCGGTCAGCGAAGCTGGTGATCTTCAACCATTCGGAGAGGAAGCCGGGCGTCTGGGCGCCCTGGCCGGGAGCGGCGATAACAAGCACCCTTACATCCTGCCCGGTCGGCCGGAAGGAGCATGTGCGCCGCGTGACGAATTTGGCGCACCGACATTGTGCGTAATCTACAAACCAGAGCTGATCTTCGTCCTAATTGCTGTGCTGACGTCCCAAAGTGATGGCCAGCCGCAGCACATAGGCCTCCCGGGGCGCGCTGGGGGAGTAGCCGGTCACCTCGGCGATGCGTTTGAGGCGGTAGCGCACAGTATTGGGGTGGACGAACAGGGCCCGGGCGGTGGCTTCGACCGAGCCGCCCTGGTCACCGAAGCTGACGCAGGTTTCCAGCAGGTCGCCGCCGGCGGCCAGTAACGGCTTGTAGACCGACTCCACGAGTTCGCGGCGTGCCTGGCCGTTGCCAGCCAGCGCTCGTTCGGGCAGCAGATCGCGGGCGGTCAGCACTCGTGGCCCTTCCGGCCATGCCTTCGCAGAGCGCGCACCCGACAGGGCGGCGCGGGCCGACTCGGAGGCTCGCATCAATCCGGCGACCGGCGGCCCCACCACGATCGGGCCGGATCCGAAGTGCGCGGCCAGCGATTCCAGCCAGCCGATGCTGGCCTGCTGATCGGGCTCGGCATCCGGCGAGGTGGGCGACAGCACGACCACCAGCCGATCGCCGTGCAGCGCAGCCATGGCCACCAGCCCGAGGCGCTCGGCGTCCTTGCGCAGCCCGCCGAAGTCCTCGTCGTCCGACATCGCCCCGATCGCAACCACCACCGGCGCCTGCGAGTGCCAGCCCAGCGTGGACGCCCGAGACAACAGGTCTTCGTTCGAGTCGGCCCGCACCACCGCGTCCACGATGAGCGCCTCGATCCGCTCGTCCCAGCTGCCCCGGGATTCGGCCGCTCGCGCGTAGACCTCGGCCGCAGCGAAAGCGATCTCTCGCGAATAGTGCAGGATGGCGGTCTGCAGCACGGCACGGTCACCTCGCGGCATCAGTTGACCGATTTGCGCCTCCACCACATCGATCGTGGTGCGTATCAGATCGACCGTCTGGTGCAGGTTGATCTTGCGAGTGAGGGAACGCGGCGCGACGTTGAAGATCCGAGCCGGGTCGAGATCGGACTCGGCATCGTCGGCGAACCAGTCGACGAATCCGTTGATGCCCTCGTTGGCGACCATGCTCACCCAGGAACGCTCCTCGGCGCTCAGATCCGAATACCAGGGGTGGCGGATCTCCATCTCCGCGACGACCGCCGTGCTCATCCGGCCGGCCTGGGCGGCCAGTCTCTTGGCAATGGCGGAGCGGGTGCGGGCGGCAGGTACGAACGACCTGCCGGCACTCGCCGGGGCTTTCACGGCCATTGAACCTCCTGGCATCTATCTGCCGGGCACTCTACCGCGGTGCGGCGATCGGTACGCGTATTGAAAGACCGAGCCCCGGCCGCTGGCGCGCACCGGGGCTCGAATCGCAAGAAGGCTCAGCGCTTGATGCGAGCGTTGCCCTCCCAGACGGACCAGATCTGCTCCTCGTCGGCAGGCACGGCGTAGTCGGTCAGGAAGGTGGTGGTGATCGCGCCGGATGCCCAGCCGAACTGCAGGCACTTCTCGGGCTCCCAGCCCTTGATCAGACCGTAGAGGATGCCGCCGACGGTCGAGTCGCCGCCACCGATGCGGTCGAGCACGCCGATGTCACGGGGCTCTGCGACATAGAACTCGCCGCCCGCCCACAGAATCGCGCCCCACAGATGATGGTTGGCGTTGACGACCTCACGCAGCGTGGTGGCGAAGACCTCGACGCCGGGGAAACGCTCGTGGGCCGTGTTGATCATGGCCTTGAAGCCCTCGATCTTCGCGCCGATGCCCTTGCCACCGGCCTCCGGGCCCTCCAGGCCGAGTGCCAGCTGGAAGTCCTCCTCGTTGCCGATCAGGATGGAGCAGTTGTTGGCGATCTCGGTGAAGCCCGCACGCAGTTCCTCCTCACGTCCCTTCCAGAAGGAAGCGCGGAAGTTGAGGTCGAAGCTGACCGCGGCGCCATGCTTCTTGGCGGCGTGAGCGATGTCCAGGCAGAACTGCAGGGTCTTAGGCGACAACGCGGCGATCAGGCCCGACATGTGGACGATCTTCGCGCCCTCGTCGCCGAAGATGCGCTCGAGGTCGAAGTCCTTGGCGTCCAACTGCAGCCCGACCTCACCGGCGCGGTCGTTCCAGACCCGCGCGCCACGATTGCCGTAGCCGGAGTCGGCGATGTTGAACTGGTGGCGGTAGCCCCAAGCTCCGCCCTGCGGCAGATCAGGACCCTCGAAATCCATGAAGCGCGAGGCCAGGTTCGACTTGATCATCAGTGAGATCGGGCTGCCCTGAACGAAGTTGGTGAGAATCTTCACCGGCTGGCCGAGGTAGCTGGCGATCGAACCGACGTTGCTCTCCGCCGAGGTCACCTGCATGGTGAAGCGGTTCGCGGTCTGCACGGGCTGTGCGTCCTCAGGACAGATACGGATACCCATGCTGGTCGGAATGACGAGCGACCATTCGGCGTCCTCACGGAGTTTCATTATTATGCTGCCTTTCGAGATCGTGAACCGGCGCCTGCTATGCATCGTCGGCTTCGCTCGCGCCGCGGCTGTATGCCCGGATTCTACCGTGATGGATTCGGTTCGCCCCTGGTTATTGCCAAGCGTTGCAGCAGGCGGGCCAGGTTCGGCCGACCGGCCATCGCGATGCTGTGGGCGGGATCGCCGGACTCCTGGCGAAAACAAGCGGTTCGCGGGAAGATTGCGGGTGTAGCTGGTGTTGAAGTGACATCTGTCGTGACTTGAAAGGACCTCAGCGTGATCCCTCGCGAGCAACCCGGCCCCCTGCTTAATGGCCTTCCTACCAACCTCCCGGACACTGATGTCGACGAGACCAATGAGTGGTTGGAGTCACTGGATGGGCTGATTGAATCAGGTGGACGCAACCGGGCCCGCTACGTCATGCTCCGGCTCAACGAACGAGCCCGTGATCAGCGCATCGGCGTTCCCTCGCTGGTGTCGACCGACTACGTCAATACCATCCCGAAGTCGAAGGAAGTGCCGTACCCCGGCGATCCCGATCTGGAGCAGAAGGTTCGCCATATGCTCCGCTGGAATGCGGCCATTCAGGTGCATCGCCAGCAGCGTCCCGGTGTCGGTGTCGGTGGCCACATCGCCAGCTATGCCTCGGCAGCCACCTTGTACGAGGTCGGCCTGATGCACTTCTGGCGTGGCAAGGATCATCCGGGTGGGGGCGATCAGGTCTTCTTCCAGGGCCACGCCTCGCCAGGCATGTACGCCCGAGCGCTGCTCGAAGGACGACTCACCGAAAACGACCTCGACGGCTTCCGTCAGGAATACAGCCGCCCCATGGGTGGCCGCGGGCTGCCGAGTTACCCGCACCCGCGCCGGATGCCCGACTTCTGGGAGTTCCCGACCGTCTCCATGGGCATCGGCCCGATCAACGCGATCTACCAGGCGTCCTTCAACCGCTACCTGGAGAACCGGGGCATCAAGGACACCAGCCAGCAGCACGTCTGGGCGTTCCTCGGCGACGGTGAGATGGACGAGGTCGAGTCGCGCGGTGCGCTGCAGCTGGCCACCAATGAGGGCCTCGACAACCTCACCTTCGTGATCAACTGCAATCTGCAGCGTCTGGACGGCCCGGTGCGCGGCAACGGCAAGATCATCCAGGAGCTGGAGTCGTTCTTCCGTGGCGCCGGCTGGAATGTCATCAAACTCGTCTGGGGTGCCAACTGGGATCCGCTGCTCGAGAACGACACCGAGGGCGCGCTGGTCAACGTGATGAACACCACGCGTGACGGTGACTTCCAGACCTTCAAGGCCAACGACGGCGCATACGTACGTGAGCATTTCTTCGGGCGTGACCCCCGCACGGCTGCGATGGTCGCGGACTGGACCGACGATCAGATCTGGGCCCTGCGCCGTGGCGGCCTGGACTACGCGAAGATCTACAACGCCTACAAGGCAGCCACCGACTACACCGGTGGGCCGACCGTCATCCTGGCGCACACCATCAAGGGTTACTTCCTCGGCAGCCACTTCGCTGGCCGCAATGCGACTCATCAGATGAAGAAGCTGGCGATCGACGACCTCAAGGGCCTGCGCGACCGCTGTAACATCCCGGTCTCCGATGAGGTGCTGGAAGCTGATCCCTACCAGCCGCCGTACTACAACCCCGGTCCGTCCAGCCCGGCAATCCAGTACCTGCTGGAGCGTCGCCGCGAGCTGGGCGGATTCGTCCCGGAGCGGCGCGGTGAACCCAGCAAGAAGCTGCAGTTGCCCGACGAGAAGGCGTACAAGGCCACCCGCAAGGGCTCGGGCAACCAGAAGGTCGCGACCACGATGGCCTTCGTGCGTCTGCTGAAGGATCTGTTGCGCGATCGCGGCCTTGCGCCGTTCATCGTCCCGATCATCCCGGACGAGGCCCGCACGTTCGGCATGGATTCGTTCTTCCCGACGATCAAGATCTACAACGCGAACGGTCAGCAGTACACGCCGGTCGATCACGACCTGATGCTGAGCTACCGCGAAGCCACCAACGGCCAGATCATGCACGTCGGCATCAATGAGGCCGGTGCCACGGCGGCGTTCACGGCGGTCGGCACCAGCTACGCCACCCACGGCCAGCCGATGATCCCGATCTACATCTTCTACTCGATGTTCGGTATCCAGCGCACCGCCGACATGTGGTGGGCCGCCGCCGACCAGTTGGCGCGAGGCTTCTACATCGGCGCCACGGCCGGCAAGACCACGCTGACAGGCGAGGGTACCCAGCACATGGATGGGCATTCGCACATCCTGACCTCGACCAATGAGGGCATTGTCAGCTACGACCCGGCCTATGGCTATGAGATCGGCTACATCGTCGAGGACGGCCTGCGCCGCATGTACGGGGACAAGCCCGAGGATGTCGCCTACTACCTGACGGTCTACAACGAGCCGATGCTGCAGCCGGCCGAGCCCGAGAATGTCGACGCCGAGGGCATTCGCCGCGGCATTCACCTGATCGCGGAAGGTGGCGAGGGTGACAAGCGCGCCCAGCTGCTCGCGTCCGGTGTCGGCGTGCCGTGGGCGCTGGAAGCCCAACAGCTGCTGAAGAACGACTGGGGCGTCGAATCGGATGTCTGGTCGGTGACCAGCTGGAATGAGCTGGCCCGCGACGGCCGTGCCTGCGACGAGGAGGCCTTCATCAACCCGGAGGCCGAACGACGAGTGCCGTTCGTCACCCAGAAGCTGGCCGGGCGCCAAGGCCCGGCGGTCGCGGTGAGCGACTTCATGCGTGCGGTTCACGAACAGATCCGCGCGTGGGTGCCGACCGACTACTACCCGCTGGGTGCCGATGGCTTCGGTTTCTCGGATACCCGGGCGGCGGCACGCCGGCACCTGCGCATTGATGGTCCGTCCATCACGGTGCGCGCGCTGCAGGCGCTGGCCGATCGCGGTGAACTGCCGCGTGAGGTCGTGCGTCAGGCGATCGACCGCTACCAGCTGAACAATGTCAACGCGGGTTCTTCCGGCGAGGTGGGTGGCGACGCGTAACCCGATGCTCGCGACCCGGTCGCAATGATCGATCAACGCCGGCGGTGCGGTTCTTCTCCGGAGGCCGCACCGCCGGCGTCTTGTCTTTGTGGTGTCAGCGATCCTCGCGGAGCCGGCCGAGGACCTGGTAGCGGGCGCAGACGAAGGCTCTGTTGCGACTGGTTTCGGCCAGCCTCAGGTCGAGGCGACGGGGGAGCAGTGGCTTGCCTGACCCGAGGGTCACCGGTGCAATCGAGACGATGATCTCGTCCAGCAGGCCGGCGTCGGCGAACTGGCCGGCGAGGTTGCCCCCGCCCACCACCCACAGATCCCGTCCGCCTGCTGCTTCGACCATCCGGGAATAGACGGTCCGCACGTCGCCGGAAGCCAGTCGCACATCCGCACCCTCAGGGATGTCGAGCACGCGCGACGTCAGGACCCAGGCCGGCACCGTGTAGGACCAGGGCTCGGGATCGTTGCGCAGCACCCACTCGTAGGTGGTCGATCCCATGACGATCGCGCCGATGCCCGCGATGAACTGCCCGTAGTTGAAGGGACCGTCATCGTCGATCTGTTGACGCAGCAGCCAGGCAAGAGAATCATCGGGGTCCGCAAGAAAACCGTCGAGCGTAGTGGCCGTGTAGTAGGTCAGCTTCGTCATGTAGCCATTGTGCCGTCCGGAGCAGTGAAAGACTGCTACCTGTGAGGGTGGGGCGCCCGCATGCGTCGGTCGGGCTGCGTCTGGCAATCTGGTGTCAGACGCCGGTTGGCGTGGTCAGCAGTTGTGTGGTGAAGTGGAGGAATGGTGGTATCCCCTCAGCGGCCAGGATCGAACGGTATCGACCAGCTTGGACTGCACGAAGGAATGGTCGTTCAAGAGCTGGGCTGGGACGATGACGTCGACCAGGACCTGCGTGACGAAATCATGGATGTGATCGATGGCGAGCTGATCGAGGACGCCGTCGAAGCCGTCGATTTGGTGCTGCTGTGGCAGCGCGATGATGCTGATGTGGCCGATGCACTCGTCGACGCTCAGCGCGATCTGTCGGACACCGGCTGGATCTGTGTGCTTACCCCCAAGATCGGGCGTCCGGGCTACGTCGACCCGGCCGATATCGATGAGGGGGCAACGACAGCGGGGATGGCGCTCACCACCGTGATCGAGGTCTGCCCCGACTGGCAGGCCCGAAAGGTCGTTCGTCCTCGCGGCACGCGCCGCTGAGCCGCTGGCGGCTCTGACGACTGCTCATGCCGAGTTCAGGTGTGGCTGTGCTGCCCGGGCGCGGGCACAACTGACCAATGGCAAGTTGATCTTGCGGAGTCGCGACTCAACTTTGGATTGACTTACCAAAAAAGTTGAGTCTGGTCGACTCGATTCGGGAATAGCTGCCGCAGCGGTCCTGTTGTGATCTACGTGGGCGTCATGCAGGCGCCCTGAAGACACAAGGAGTAATCGTGAGCACTGTTTACAATCCTTTCCGCGATATGGATCGCGTTTTTACTCAGCTCGCGCGCACTGCCGCCACTGAGGCACGCACCATGCCGATGGATCTT
The Brooklawnia propionicigenes DNA segment above includes these coding regions:
- a CDS encoding DUF3052 domain-containing protein; protein product: MVVSPQRPGSNGIDQLGLHEGMVVQELGWDDDVDQDLRDEIMDVIDGELIEDAVEAVDLVLLWQRDDADVADALVDAQRDLSDTGWICVLTPKIGRPGYVDPADIDEGATTAGMALTTVIEVCPDWQARKVVRPRGTRR
- a CDS encoding dihydrofolate reductase family protein; translation: MTKLTYYTATTLDGFLADPDDSLAWLLRQQIDDDGPFNYGQFIAGIGAIVMGSTTYEWVLRNDPEPWSYTVPAWVLTSRVLDIPEGADVRLASGDVRTVYSRMVEAAGGRDLWVVGGGNLAGQFADAGLLDEIIVSIAPVTLGSGKPLLPRRLDLRLAETSRNRAFVCARYQVLGRLREDR
- a CDS encoding PfkB family carbohydrate kinase, translating into MKLREDAEWSLVIPTSMGIRICPEDAQPVQTANRFTMQVTSAESNVGSIASYLGQPVKILTNFVQGSPISLMIKSNLASRFMDFEGPDLPQGGAWGYRHQFNIADSGYGNRGARVWNDRAGEVGLQLDAKDFDLERIFGDEGAKIVHMSGLIAALSPKTLQFCLDIAHAAKKHGAAVSFDLNFRASFWKGREEELRAGFTEIANNCSILIGNEEDFQLALGLEGPEAGGKGIGAKIEGFKAMINTAHERFPGVEVFATTLREVVNANHHLWGAILWAGGEFYVAEPRDIGVLDRIGGGDSTVGGILYGLIKGWEPEKCLQFGWASGAITTTFLTDYAVPADEEQIWSVWEGNARIKR
- a CDS encoding PucR family transcriptional regulator codes for the protein MAVKAPASAGRSFVPAARTRSAIAKRLAAQAGRMSTAVVAEMEIRHPWYSDLSAEERSWVSMVANEGINGFVDWFADDAESDLDPARIFNVAPRSLTRKINLHQTVDLIRTTIDVVEAQIGQLMPRGDRAVLQTAILHYSREIAFAAAEVYARAAESRGSWDERIEALIVDAVVRADSNEDLLSRASTLGWHSQAPVVVAIGAMSDDEDFGGLRKDAERLGLVAMAALHGDRLVVVLSPTSPDAEPDQQASIGWLESLAAHFGSGPIVVGPPVAGLMRASESARAALSGARSAKAWPEGPRVLTARDLLPERALAGNGQARRELVESVYKPLLAAGGDLLETCVSFGDQGGSVEATARALFVHPNTVRYRLKRIAEVTGYSPSAPREAYVLRLAITLGRQHSN
- the aceE gene encoding pyruvate dehydrogenase (acetyl-transferring), homodimeric type codes for the protein MIPREQPGPLLNGLPTNLPDTDVDETNEWLESLDGLIESGGRNRARYVMLRLNERARDQRIGVPSLVSTDYVNTIPKSKEVPYPGDPDLEQKVRHMLRWNAAIQVHRQQRPGVGVGGHIASYASAATLYEVGLMHFWRGKDHPGGGDQVFFQGHASPGMYARALLEGRLTENDLDGFRQEYSRPMGGRGLPSYPHPRRMPDFWEFPTVSMGIGPINAIYQASFNRYLENRGIKDTSQQHVWAFLGDGEMDEVESRGALQLATNEGLDNLTFVINCNLQRLDGPVRGNGKIIQELESFFRGAGWNVIKLVWGANWDPLLENDTEGALVNVMNTTRDGDFQTFKANDGAYVREHFFGRDPRTAAMVADWTDDQIWALRRGGLDYAKIYNAYKAATDYTGGPTVILAHTIKGYFLGSHFAGRNATHQMKKLAIDDLKGLRDRCNIPVSDEVLEADPYQPPYYNPGPSSPAIQYLLERRRELGGFVPERRGEPSKKLQLPDEKAYKATRKGSGNQKVATTMAFVRLLKDLLRDRGLAPFIVPIIPDEARTFGMDSFFPTIKIYNANGQQYTPVDHDLMLSYREATNGQIMHVGINEAGATAAFTAVGTSYATHGQPMIPIYIFYSMFGIQRTADMWWAAADQLARGFYIGATAGKTTLTGEGTQHMDGHSHILTSTNEGIVSYDPAYGYEIGYIVEDGLRRMYGDKPEDVAYYLTVYNEPMLQPAEPENVDAEGIRRGIHLIAEGGEGDKRAQLLASGVGVPWALEAQQLLKNDWGVESDVWSVTSWNELARDGRACDEEAFINPEAERRVPFVTQKLAGRQGPAVAVSDFMRAVHEQIRAWVPTDYYPLGADGFGFSDTRAAARRHLRIDGPSITVRALQALADRGELPREVVRQAIDRYQLNNVNAGSSGEVGGDA